AAAAGTGAATGATGTTTTGCTTAGttatttcaaatatatggatCTGAACTTAAGACCAGAAACCATAGAAAACATTGAAAAAGCTTCCTCCAAGCACCAAAATGAAGTGTTTCCATACCCTGATTTTCTCCCACCACCTTTCAATAACCTGGACTTACAAAAGTTGGCCTTATCAAAATGGGATGACTGGAAGGTAGTCTTTAATCCACCACCAGAAAGCTCTGTTGTGAAATTAATATCTCGTCTGTTGGAAATTGAAAGGATGCAGCACTTGACTATATTAAAGGAGAAGACAAGAGACCTGACAGTATCTTCCAGTATGTTGCTTGGCAATCGACCCAGTTCCACAAAATCCATGCATCAGTTGAAGCAGTCAAGACTGTCTGATCCTCTATGTCTTCAGACATCTTTTAATCGAGACTatcaagagaaaaataaatccaaCCATTCTGGCTGCTGCACGCATGACTGGAACAGCTCAAAATGCACTTGGGAGTACTGTCATAATTGCAAATGGAGTGCTGGAACATCCTCTGTTAGAAGTTCATCCACAAAGCAGCTTAGAGCATCTTGTGATGCCTTTAAAAGCTCTAAAATCCCCATCATTTTAAACTCTAACATGCTCTTGCGGAGGTCTTCCTCATGCTGTGTGGCGGCACCAAGAACTCAATCAACTGTAAAATTGACTTCCCCAAAGCTGCTGCCACCAAGTACAGCTCTAACCAGTCCTTTCCCTGATAAGGacagtttaaaatataaacagcCAAGGACCAAAAAGAAACTCTATAGAAAAAACGTAGTAACGAGTAAGACTTTTCATTGCCAGAAGTTAAAATCTGTATCTGCAATGCCAAAGCAGAAGTACACTCACACTGACAAACAGTAATTTCTTGAATTCATACTTCTCATTATGAGTGAATCCTGCTCAGCAATCTTATTTTAGGTTGGTTGTCAggttaaagtatttttaatggTATGAGACAGAAGTGATATGAAATAGCACTTGTGACAATTGAATCCACTTGTAGAAAAATCAAGTTTTATCCTTCTGCCTGCTGACATCTTTTAGACCATTTGTGTAACTTTTAAAAGAATTGGATCAATATAAGCATACCAGCAAATCATCCCGTTCCAGAgtgcaactatttttttaaaatgtttataaaagtAATATCTATAAAGTATAGTTATATTATACTAGCACCCAGAAAATCCCACTCAGCATCAGTGCTCCCCTATGCGCTACGTGCTGTACTAATACATGGGAAGATACGGTGTCAGCCACAGAGAATTCACAATTTAAGTGCAATAtgaagggtgggaggagagagagaaaaatacaatttctatacatttgtcattttttttctgatacaTAGATTAAGGACCAATGGTCTGATTATACACATGGGAAAATACTAAAGCAAAATGAATGTAGTAC
The window above is part of the Chelonia mydas isolate rCheMyd1 chromosome 2, rCheMyd1.pri.v2, whole genome shotgun sequence genome. Proteins encoded here:
- the FAM217A gene encoding protein FAM217A isoform X2, encoding MDRPGSGAGVAATQSPGSFRGIYIPVIWNMMSTFLKINTICRETRLEQADAYTTAVEQLADLSLSKNTTRRTQLSQNNSKEGMFHSWRYAHDQSNTTVNRVSNKPLVETLSSSHGNSLNFFTVNPTLVGAHMNSCHTVSYRGPQQMPLGIYWTNGDGDFFKVKNETTADSYPATESSSDDALSVSKWNLKLQNSSVENSLLTEEGDVSESEKVNDVLLSYFKYMDLNLRPETIENIEKASSKHQNEVFPYPDFLPPPFNNLDLQKLALSKWDDWKVVFNPPPESSVVKLISRLLEIERMQHLTILKEKTRDLTVSSSMLLGNRPSSTKSMHQLKQSRLSDPLCLQTSFNRDYQEKNKSNHSGCCTHDWNSSKCTWEYCHNCKWSAGTSSVRSSSTKQLRASCDAFKSSKIPIILNSNMLLRRSSSCCVAAPRTQSTVKLTSPKLLPPSTALTSPFPDKDSLKYKQPRTKKKLYRKNVVTSKTFHCQKLKSVSAMPKQKYTHTDKQ
- the FAM217A gene encoding protein FAM217A isoform X1 is translated as MDRPGSGAGVAATQSPGSFRGFGRRSRRCSAVDRGDFTGGIYGTSLSSDSRQNIHTSDLEHDVHLPENKYYLSGDKTGTGGILSSKLHKDAYTTAVEQLADLSLSKNTTRRTQLSQNNSKEGMFHSWRYAHDQSNTTVNRVSNKPLVETLSSSHGNSLNFFTVNPTLVGAHMNSCHTVSYRGPQQMPLGIYWTNGDGDFFKVKNETTADSYPATESSSDDALSVSKWNLKLQNSSVENSLLTEEGDVSESEKVNDVLLSYFKYMDLNLRPETIENIEKASSKHQNEVFPYPDFLPPPFNNLDLQKLALSKWDDWKVVFNPPPESSVVKLISRLLEIERMQHLTILKEKTRDLTVSSSMLLGNRPSSTKSMHQLKQSRLSDPLCLQTSFNRDYQEKNKSNHSGCCTHDWNSSKCTWEYCHNCKWSAGTSSVRSSSTKQLRASCDAFKSSKIPIILNSNMLLRRSSSCCVAAPRTQSTVKLTSPKLLPPSTALTSPFPDKDSLKYKQPRTKKKLYRKNVVTSKTFHCQKLKSVSAMPKQKYTHTDKQ